The DNA sequence AAAAGGAAAGTTTCCGGAGTGCTTAAATGATCTGCCAGTACTGCTACCTACAGCACACTCCACTGTACGTCCACTGATTGATCAGTGGCTGAAAAAACACGACATTATTCCAAATATTGTTGGAGAGTTTGAAGATAGCGCCCTACTAAAGACCTTTGCTGCCAGTGGGCTTGGCATCTTTCCTGCAGGCAAACTGATTGAAAAAGATCTTAAAGATACCTATGGCATCGAATTGCTGGGCAGCTGTGATGACATATATGAATACTTTTATGCGATTCGCTCTGAGAAGAAAATCCAACACCCTCTTGTGCAGGCAATTATTAAACAAAAAAACTAATAAATCCTTAAACCATGACTAATTTTCTGGACCCCGCCATACTGTTTTTTATCTTTGGGGTTTTTGCCGGCTCCGTAAAGTCCAACCTAGAAATTCCTCCGCAAATCTCTAGGTTTCTTTCGCTCTATTTATTAATGGCGCTTGGTCTGAAAGGTGGCTTTGCGCTTCACAAGTCCGGCTTTACTACTGAGATTGCTTTTTCTTTGGGGTTGGCGATATTTCTTGCTGTCATTATTCCCATCATTGGCTACTTGATTCTAAGAAGAAAGTTAAGTGCATTTGATGCCGCTGCAATTGCAGCCACTTACGGTTCGGTCAGCGCTGTTACCTTCATTACTGCCACACAATATTTAGATCAATTTGGCATTGCTTATGGTGGTCATATGGCGGCAGCGATGGCGCTGATGGAATCCCCCGCTATTATTCTGGCAATTGTCTTGGCCAATAAAGCCCGGGCAGCCATGTCAACAGGCTCGAGCGTAAAAAACGAGCATACCGGTATCTCCAAAATACTTCATGAGTCTTTTACCGATGGAGCGCAATTACTGTTACTGGGATCAATGGTAGTGGCCCTGGTGAGCGGAGACTCAGGTCAAAAGTTAATGGCGCCCTTTTCGATCGACCTCTTTAAAGGCATGCTAGCTTTCTTCTTGCTAGACATGGGACTTATGGCCGCCAGAAACTTTAAGGGCTTAAGGGGTAAACCGCCCATTACCTTGCTCTACGCGATTGGTTCACCGCTGTCACATGCACTCTTAGCATTAGTGCTTTGTAAACTCATTGGACTCCCTTTAGGAAACACCATTCTCCTCATGGTATTGGCCTCAAGCGCATCGTATATTGCAGTACCAGCAGTTTTACGTCACGCCTTACCCGAAGTGAACCCCGCCTTATATATGGGTATGTCTTTAGGAATCACTTTTCCGTTCAACATTATTTTGGGCATTCCGCTTTACACCCTGATTGCCACAGCATTGCTGTAGAAATACTTTATAGGTAAATAAGAAACCTATGGGTATCTTTTCCAAACGATCAGCCAGCTTATTAACCAAGCACGGCAAAGAAAAGGTGATCGGCGAAGTACTCAATACCGAAGTAGATTGCTTTGTAGAGCATACGGACACCTACGATACTGATTTACTGGGCACATTTACACAGGAAACGCCTCGATACGGCTCACAATTAGATGCAGCCCGCAAAAAAGCTGCTATCGGAATGGAATTACTCAAGCTTGACTTGGGCTTGGCCAATGAAGGTGCGTTTATGAATGACCCTTACACCGGCGCTATCCCCTGGAATAATGAATTGCTTGTGCTGATAGACCAAAAACACCAACTTGAACTAACTGGATTTGCTAGTGGTCCAGCCCAAAATGAGAGTAGCTACGCAACACATTGGGAAGAGCTCAAAAAATTTGCTGATTCCGCACTCTTTCCATCGCACCACTTAGTCATCAAACCCACTGATGAATATCACCCGCAATCGAGAAAAGGGATTCAAGATTTAGCAGAGCTAAAAGATGCTTTTGATTGGGCAAAAAGCCTGTCCTCAAAAGGTATCGTCTACGTTGAAAATGATTTACGTGCCTTTGCTAATCCAACCCGGATGGAAAATATTCGCAAGGCTGCAATAGATCTGGCAAATAAGATGAACTCAGTCTGCCCCCAGTGCAACACTCCTGGGTTTTGGATCACAGATGTAAAGCGTGGCCTGCCATGCAAGGCCTGCGGTCTAGCAACTGATGAGGAAATTGCCAAAATCTGGAGCTGCATTAAATGCGAACACAAGCAAACCGAAGGTATGAAAGTATTTAAGTTTGCAGAACCTTCAAAATGCAGGCACTGCAATCCTTAATCTCGCCAGACTGGGTGCTTGTGCATTACTGAGTGAAATAATTCAGACTCAAGAAGTTGTGCAAGCCATTTCTTGACTGCGGGAATTGGCAAATCATCAAACTTCTTTAGATCAACCATCGAAAACTGTCTAATGAATGGAAAGATAGCAATATCTACCCAAGTCATTTTTTCTCCAAGCAAGTATTGAGAATTTTGCAATGATTTTTCCATAGGCAACAACATGATTTGCAATATCTCATTGAGAACTGCTTCAGTATCTAGCTCTGGAAAACGGTTGGGATACTTATATTGATCTAACAGGACTTTAAAGGGTCCATCATTTTTTTCAATCCATGCTTGAGCAATAGCATCATCAGCACTTCTCCACCCATCAGGATCAGATTGCGAGATTGCCCAACGCATGATGTCCAAGCTTTCATCCAAAACTACGTCGCCTATACAAAGCACTGGAACAGTACCCTTAGGGGAAGCTAGCAGCATTGATTGCGGCTTGTTGCGCAACTCAATTTCTCGATGTTCAACATCAATACCGGCATATCTCAAAGCCATGCGCGCCCGCATTGCATAAGGACATCTACGATAGGAGTACAAAATCATTGAATTACGCTCGTCTAAACCGAATCTGGTGACTTTAAATCATCTCAAATGTCTGAGAGTAGATTTTCTGGAAATTGAAGCATGCGACCCAGGATTGAGTAGAATATTTTCTATTCAATCAAAAGGATGCGCTAATGTTGGCACCAAAAAAACGGGGAATTCCCTCTCAATTACTAGCAGGGTTACTAGTTACCGCGCTCAGCTTGCCTGCAGTAGTTCCAGTTGCTTACGCCCAAGGCAACAGTCAAACACAGGCAAACAAGCAATCTCAAGCCCAATTAGAGGCGCTCGTTGCTCCAATTGCTTTATATCCAGATCCTTTGGTCTCACAAATTCTGATGGCATCAACTTACCCTTTAGAGGTCTCTGAGGCCACCAATTGGTTACGTGCCAATAGCAATCTAAAAGGTAATGCTCTGAATACGGCATTACAACAACAGAACTGGGATGCGAGCGTGAAGTCTTTGGTTTCGTTCCCTCCGGTTTTAGAAATGATGGGCTCACAATTATCTTGGACCCAAAATTTAGGCAACGCTGTATTAGCTCAGCAATCCGACACCATGAGTGCGATTCAAGCTTTGCGTGCCAAAGCAAAGAAGACTGGAGCATTGCAATCCAATTCTCAGCAAACCGTAACCTCCCAAGGAAGCGGCTCTTCCGAAACGATTGTGATTCAACCAGCCAACCCACAAGTGGTGTACGTACCTTCATATAACCCAACAGTGGTTTATGGTGCCTGGCCTTATCCAGCTTATCCACCAGTTGCCTACTATCCACCTGGTTACGTTGCTGGCACCGCCCTCCTTTCCTTTGGAGTTGGCATGGCGGTGGGCGCAGCCTTATGGGGTGGATGTCATTGGGGTGGCGGCTACGGAGGCGGCTCGCTCACTGTGAATAACAATAATTTTAATAACTTCAACCGCAATACCAATAGCAATTGGTCCGGTAACAAGAATGGCACAAGCGATTGGAAGCCAGATCAGCAACGCCGCAATGCGAACGTTGGCGGTGGTAGCGCTAACCGTGATGCGGAACGCGATCAGTTACGGCAGAACCTTCAAAAGAATGGCATCAGCAGCGACGATCGCGGCAACCTAGGTAATCGCGATGGCGATCGCAACCTAGGACAAAACGATCGCTCTGGAGATCGCAATCTAGGTGACCGCAATTCCGGTGCTCGCGATAACAGCCCTAGTAATTTTAGAAATGATTCCAGCGGCTTTGGTGACGCACGTGGCGCCAAATTTAATAGCGGTGGTGATCGCTTTGGTGGTGGCGGTGCCCGCGCAGGCGGAGAACATTTTGGCGGTGGCGGCTTTAGAGGCAGACGCTAATCAGTCGCTCATAACAAACTTCATTTAAGACTAATACGAAAGAATCATCATGAAAAAGCAGATTTTATTAATGGCATTGACTAGCGCAGTTTTAGGATTCGCAACCGGTGCTCAAGCCGCCAATATGATTAGCACTCAAGAGCTATTGCAAGATTGCAAAGGCACCAATGGCACCTTTATAACTTGCGAAATCTATGGTCAAGCCGTATATGACACTTACTTAGTTACACGCAACCCTAAGTCAGCACCTGAATTTATTTGCGTAAAGCAGCCCGCACCAACTCGCAAGGAAGTGATTCAGGAATATGTCAAATGGGCCGAAGCGAATACCAAGTACGCCATTGAACCTGCAGCAGATACTATTTTACGATTCTTAGCGGGTAAATTCCCATGCGGAAAATAATCTGAAGATTGCATTCGCAAAACAATAAAGGCCACTTTCGAGTGGCCTTATTTTTGATGTGAGCAGCAAATAATTATTACCCACTGCTTTATGAAGTCTTTTTTGCCCTACAAGCATCTGAGTAATACTTCACTGACTCCCAGTTTTTTGCCCAGGATTTTCTCCAAGTCATTTCTTTTTTACAAACCGCGCAAATCTTCGATGGCAGAGAGCTTTTATTACCCTTAAACGATGTCTTTGTCATGATTTTCAAAGATCATCCAAGTGATTTAGTATTTTCTGTGCATGCAGCGTAATTTCTTTTTGATCTTCGTCACTAATGCGCTTCAGATTAGCCGTCATGAGTCTCGTTCTTGGGCTGGCCTCAAATTGGTCTCGATGCTTGATTAAGAAATTCCAGTACAAAGTTGTGATGGGACATGCATCTTCTCCGTAACGAACCTCAGGCTTATATTTACAAGACCCACAATAGTTACTCATCCGCTTGATATAAGCACCGCTGGCTATATAAGGCTTGCTTGTAAATCTACCGCCATTGGCAAATAGAGCCATACCTGCCGTATTGGGAAGTTCAACCCATTCAATCGCATCTACATAGATAGCCAAATACCACTCACATACTTCCTGCGGCAGAATTTCTGCTAAAAGAGCAAAGTTACCTGTCACCATTAAGCGCTGAATGTGATGGGCATAGCCATATTGCAGTGTTTGGCCTATGGCGTCTTTCATACAAGCCATTTGTGTCTGACCATTCCAGTACCATTTTGGCAATGGGCGTTGATGCTGGTAGTAATTATCCTGCGCCATCTTTGGCATATCTAGGTAATACATGCCACGCACAAACTCGCGCCACCCTAAAATCTGCCGAATGAAGCCTTCAATAGTTGAAAGATCTAAAGAATATTTTCTCCAAGCCACTAACACTGCATTCACCACTTCGCGCGGATTAAGCAACTTCAGGTTGAGTGCACTCGATAAAATGGAGTGCCATCCAAAGGGCGTATCAGTCCACATCGCATCCTGATAAACACCAAAGTTTCTTAAGCGATACTCAACAAAATACTCCAAAGCTTGAACTGCCTGCTCCCTGGTAACGGGCCAATTAAATGCATCCAAAGATCCGGGATGGTCTGGGTAAGTCTTTTGGACCCAATCCAGCACTTCTTGTGTAATTGCGTCTGCTTCAAACGATGCTGGAGCATCGATGATGCCTGGGCCCTTTTTAGGGTAGGGTTTACGGTTATCTTGATCAAAGTTCCACTGCCCACCCTCGGGATTACCTTCACGGTCTACCAATATATTGTGCCGCTTACGCATCAATCGATAGAAATATTCCAGTCTGAACTCTTTTTTATTTGCCGCCCACTCTACAAACTCTTGGCGGGAACAATAAAAATGCTCATCCTCCCGCATTTCTAATTTAAATCCAAGTTCTTTGGCTAACGCCTCGAGCGCCTGCTTGAGTCGCCATTCGCCTGGTTCAATACAAACCAAACGCTTTACTTTATTTTTTAGAATCTGCTCTCTCAGAACCTCAACAATAGACAGTGGCGAACTTTTTATATAAGTCAGCGGATAACCCTGCTTTTCGAGTTCAACTGCAAAGTGACGCATTGCAGATAGAAATAAGGCGATTTTGGCTTTATGCGTCCAAACATACTGTGCCTCATTGGCTGACTCAATCATGATGATTTGATCCGCCTTGGGATTAATATCTCGCAAGGCAGAGCTCTGCAAATCAAGCTGATCACCCAAAATCAGAATGAGGCGCTCAGGATGCTTCATTTATTCTTATATTGAGTTGGGCAGTAAGCCCGAGTGACATCTTCACTACGAAAAGCACCATGTTTAGTTGCTCGTCCGGTAACTCGTTTACGCCAGAGCTCAAATGAGCCGCGCTTAAGCTCCTTACGCATGATGGCGATCACCTGGGGCTCACCCAGACCAAAGCTTTTCTCAATGGCATCAAATGGCGTGCGATCCTCCCAAGCCATTTCTATAAGGCGAGATAAGTCGGGTTCGGAGAGGGTTATGGGTTTTGGCACCCAGCAAGTTTAAGACTTATTTACTAAACTAGCTTGAGCCCATGAGATTGTTCCGCAATACAGCCAACCCCCTCACATGATTGGAAAAATTCGTCAAAAACTGATTGCTCAGGAGGTGCCAGCCTTACATAAGCCAGCTGAAATCATTTGTCCTATCTGTGATCGCCCCATTCCGGCCTCGCAAAGGGATGCTCATCACCTCATTCCAAAATCGAAGGGCGGAAAAACTACGGAGTATCTACATCGCATTTGCCACAAACAAATACATGCCTTGTTTACCGAAACCGAGCTCGCCCAGCAATACCATCATGCTCAGATTTTGCGAAATCACCCCGAAATGAAAAAGTTTATCCAGTGGGTTTCGAATAAGCCGAATTCCTTTTATGAAAAGACTCGTAAAAGTAGTCGCCTAAAATCTAGCAAATAAATATTGCACCCCTTCTGTGCAAGCTATTACCTTGCAGTAGATAGTTAGCCCCTATTTTGGTGCAATTAATTTAGAAACTGTGCAATTCAAAAAATCGTTCTAACTCCCATTACTTAATATGAGTCATGCGCATCAAAATAACAAAGAGCTTAGTATTGCCAGCTCAAATGCTCGATACTGAAAGTATTCCTGAAGCACTATTTCCGGAAGGGGATTATCTTGCCAACCTCACACCAGAAGGAAAAATTGAGGTTATTAATACCAGGAAAATTAAGGCACTCTTTTCGTTCTCGCAATTTAGAGACAGAATATCCCTAGGAGAATTTATTGTGGTGGAAGCTTAAAAAGAATCTTAGTGAGCCAAATCCAAGCTCTCTACTACAGCAGTCAGAGCGGCTACTGATGCAAATGCCTTTGCACTCACTCCTTTTAAATCCATATCCTCCCAATTAAATTCCAGGGAGAAGTGGGCAGACTCCACAATCAACTCGTAACTGGCAGAAGGCTTCGCTCCAGCCTCTTTTGGCTCCTCACTGACTGGTACCCTCAAAGATTCTATAGCAGCAATTAAAGTACTGACCTCATTGCCGGACAACTCCCTTGTTCGAAGTACATCGTCTGTTCGTTTAATCGAAATCTTAGAGACCTCATCAATCGTTACTTCATATTGATTTAGACCAAGATCCATCCATACAGTAAGCTCTAACGCTATAGGATATGTTTTCATTAATCCACCTCATCAATGTGTGGTTCATCAAAATGTTTTTGGGTAGGCTTGAGGCTTGCCTCTAGTTGGGTCCATCTACCTTGATGTATTAGATAGGCACAATCTTTAGCATGATTCTCGAGCAAGCCGAAAATAACCGTAGTGGGGATCTTGCAATGCAGGCACCGATAGGCATGCTGATGCTCTGCAATTTTTTCCTGTGGGTAATCGATATAAAACGGTCTCATCACAACCCTCTCTGTCTAGAGCAAGCCATGAAACTGATCTTACACCTGCATGTATCAAATTACGACTACATTTGAGGGGATTTACCTAGCCCTCTAATTCACCTTCCCATTTAGATATGACGGCTGTAGCCAAACCATTGCCCAAAACATTGGTTGCAGAACGTGCCATATCTAAGAAATGATCAACCCCAAGGATCAATAACACCCCAGCTTCAGGCAAGTTAAATTGCGATAAGGTTGCCGCAATGACCACCAAAGAGGCGCGAGGCACACCCGCAATACCTTTAGATGTAATCATTAATACAAGCAGCATTAAGAGCTGTTGACTTAACTCCATTTCAATACCGTAGACCTGTGCAATAAAGACTGCAGCAAAAGTGCAATACATCATTGAGCCGTCTAAGTTAAACGAATAACCCACGGGCAAGACAAATGAGGCAATTTTGTTTTTACAACCAAAGCGCTCTACCCTCTCTAAGGTCATGGGATAAGCAGCTTCGGAGCTCGCCGTCGTAAACGCCAATAATGCTGGCTCACGCAACATCTTTACTAAGTGCAAAGTGCGTTTTTTAAGAACGAGAGAACTGATGAGAATAATCACTATCCAGAGCGTAAAGATGGATGCATAAAAGCTCAACATGAACTTGCCGTAGGTCATTAATATGCCTACGCCATTCTCAGCAATGACCGATGAGACAGCTGAGAATACCGCTACAGGAGCAAGTTTCATTACTGCGGTTGTAATCTTGAGCATGATATGCGAGAGCATATCGAGGTTACGAATGAATTCATCTGCTCTCGAACCCATACCGGCAGCGCCCACACCAAAGAAGACGGCAAACACAACAATTTGCAAGATCTCATTTTTTGCCATTGCATCAAAGATGCTGACAGGGAAAATATGTCGCACAAACTCAGGAAGATTGAGGCTGGTCTTATTTAATCCAGTATTAGCAGCAATCTCCGGCAGAGTTAAATCCACCCCAACGCCTGGTTGCAAAATATTCACCATTACCAGGCCGAGTAATAGAGATACCAAAGACATAGAGATAAACCATGCAAAGGTTTTTAAACCTACTCGACCGATTGTTGAGGCATCACCCATCTTGGCAATACCAACAACCAGTGTTGCAAATACCAATGGCGCAATGATCATTTTGATCAGGCGCAAGAATACGTCCGTCAAGATGGAGATATAGGTTACATACTGATCGGGGAAGGATGTTCCTGCGCCATACAGATTTACCAAGTAGCCTGCCAGCACACCTAAGACCATTGCCCCTAATATGAAATTGGTTAGCTTTTTAGAATTCATGAATGGCCTATATAAATGGGATGTATAGGCAGATTCTACTTAGTTCCGCGCCCATCCTAGTGAAAGTGCCGATAGGTTTTATCTAGGCTTTAGTTAGACTGGGGCATTCACCTACTAGAGTAAATAGAGGCAATATGATTTGGTTGGGCCTAGCAGTAGCCATTTTTTTGGGAGCCTTGTTTGCAAGTCCACCCCGCTCATTTTTAAAGCCACCCCTATGTTGGTTGGCTCCTGCCACCATTCTCTTCTTAGTGGTCGCCTGGAATATTTCCCCAAGCCTCCCGGGCCAACCTGCTGGAAAGTTTTATGGCTTGATCTTCCACTTTTACGGCGCTTCACTGCTAACAGCAATGTTTGGTCCAGCCATCGCCCTTGCCATTTTATTTCCAGTGGCGTTTCTGGGAATCTATGCAATCCAAGGAAACTATGAAGTAGCTTCACAGCATTATTTAATGGTGTGCGTACTACCAACACTATTTGCTTACCTGTCTATACAAATTATTCAACGATTGATACCAAAGCATTTATTTGTTCTGATTCTTGGTAATGGTTATGTAGCAGCCTTTATGAGCGTCATCCTGTCGGGAGCCTTCTTACTTATCATCAAGTTGGTAATGGGTGAGACCAATCAGCTAGATCTTGAAGGCTGGTTCTTAGGCCTGATTATTATTGCGTTTATGGAAGGCTCTTTATCCGGAATGCTTTTAGCCATACTTCTTATTTTCAGACCGCACTGGGTGTCAACCTACAACGAAGAAGCCTATATGAGTCGATAATGATCGATTCAAATTCATTAAGAGAAAATTAATATGCTCCCTTGCATTGAACTAGAAACTAGCCCAAACCCAACAGCCGCTGTTATCTGGCTCCATGGGCTTGGGGCAGATGGCAATGACTTTGTACCAATCATTCCTGAACTTAAGCTGGCTGGTTGCCCCGGAATTCGCTTTGTATTTCCTAGTGCGCCTAGCATGCCCGTCACTGTGAATGGCGGCTATGTAATGCCTGCCTGGTATGACATCATCGGCCGAAACCTCATGGATCAAGAAGATGCGGCTGGTATTCAAAAATCGGCAGCAGCAATAGTTGAGCTTATTGAAAAAGAAGCTGGTCGCGGAATTGCGTACGACAAAATCGTTCTAGCAGGATTTTCACAAGGCTGCGCAATGGCATTGCATATTGGCCTGCGTTTTCCACACAAGTTGGCAGGCATTATTGCGTTATCGGGATACCTGCCTCTAGCAATGAGTGCCAATATAGAAAAACATTCCGCCAATTCCAATACCCCCATCTTTATGGCTCACGGAACTTATGATCCAGTAGTTACTCTGGATCGGGCGCAAGCATCATATGCCCTGCTTGAATCCATGGGTTATCAAGTGGATTGGAATGAATATCCAATGGAGCACTCAGTGAATCATGAAGAGCTTATGGATATCTCACGCTTTTTACAGAGTGTACTGATAGCTTGATAAGCCCATCAGCGCTCAACTCATTAATGTAAGAATCGAAATAAAAAAGGGGCTCATTAGGAGCCCCTTTTGTTCGATAGCACTCTGGTTAAAGTTTCTTATTAAAACTGTATTGTGAAAATGCTTGCTCGGCAACATTAAACCACTGGGCCTCCATATTCCTAAAGGCACGATAGTCCTCAAAAATCTTTTTAAATTGTGGATTCTTAGCAGATTCTTCCGCATAGGTTTCTTGGCTGGCCTTAAAGCAAGCATCCAAGATCGTAGTGTTGAACTTACGTAGTACCGCACCATTTTGTAAAAGGCGCTGTAATGCTGGTGGGTTGAGCGCGTCATACTTGGCGCACATATCTGCATGCGCTTCAAAACAGGCTGCTTCCCATGCCGCCTGGTAAGAAGGTGGTAATGAATCCCACTGCTTCTTATTAACCAAGAAAGATAATCCTGCGGCACCCTCCCAAAACGCTGGGTAGTAATAATTTTTAGCTACTTTAGCTAGACCTAACTTCTCATCGTCGTATGGACCCACAAATTCAGCGGCATCAATCGTGCCTTTTTCTAAGGCCGAATAGATCTCACCAGCAGGCAACTGCTGTGGAACGACGCCTAGTTTTGCGAGTACTTGGCCTGCAAATCCTGCGATGCGGAATTTCAGACCCTTTAAATCCTCTGGGGATTTAATCTCTTTACGAAACCATCCACCCATTTGCGTACCCGTTTGTCCACCTAGGAAATTGACAATGTTGTAGCTCGCATAGAGCTCGCGCATTAACTTCATGCCATTACCATGGAGCATCCAAGCAGCTTGCTGTCTAGCTGTCATGCCAAATGGAGCAGCAGTGTCAAAGATGAAAGCGCTGTTTTTACCTAAGTAGTAATAGCTCGCAGTATGTCCGCACTCCACAGTTCCATTTTGAACCGCATCCAATACTTGCAAGGCTGGAACTACTTCACCCGCTGCAAATACTTTGACATTGAATTTTCCATCAGTTGCCTTACGTAATGCACTTGCAAAGACTTCAGGCGTACCAAACAAGGTATCTAATGATTTGGGAAAGCTGGACACCAGGCGCCAATTCAAAGTTGGTAAGTTTTGCGCAAGTGCCGGTGTAGCTAGTGCTGCAGCACCAGCGCCAATAGTGGCTTTCTTTAAAAATGAACGTCTTTGCATTACTGCCTCCCCCTTAAAAAATCATGAGTTTGTGTATAGATTTTATTTAGTAATCGTCTTCTGCTCTTTAATTATTTTCCACCAACTGTCATTGAGCCCAGCAAAATTGATCCCGTTTCCTTAGTCCCGCGGATCAAGGTATCGCTTCCTATCAGCTGAATATCCATCAACATATCGCGCAAATTACCAGCAATGGTGACTTCTTCAACAGGATATTGAATCTCGCCATTCTCAACCCAATAACCAAATGCACCACGCGAATAATCGCCCGTCACGTAGTTAACGCCTTGACCCATTAATTCTGTAACCAATAGGCCCGTGCCCATTTCTTTTAATAAGGCAGGTAAACCACCCTTAGGCGTTTTTTTACTTTGCAAGGTGAGATGGTGAGAGCCACCTGCATTGCCGGTAG is a window from the Polynucleobacter sp. MWH-Aus1W21 genome containing:
- a CDS encoding TRAP transporter substrate-binding protein, which produces MQRRSFLKKATIGAGAAALATPALAQNLPTLNWRLVSSFPKSLDTLFGTPEVFASALRKATDGKFNVKVFAAGEVVPALQVLDAVQNGTVECGHTASYYYLGKNSAFIFDTAAPFGMTARQQAAWMLHGNGMKLMRELYASYNIVNFLGGQTGTQMGGWFRKEIKSPEDLKGLKFRIAGFAGQVLAKLGVVPQQLPAGEIYSALEKGTIDAAEFVGPYDDEKLGLAKVAKNYYYPAFWEGAAGLSFLVNKKQWDSLPPSYQAAWEAACFEAHADMCAKYDALNPPALQRLLQNGAVLRKFNTTILDACFKASQETYAEESAKNPQFKKIFEDYRAFRNMEAQWFNVAEQAFSQYSFNKKL